DNA sequence from the Sulfurimonas sp. HSL3-7 genome:
TCTTACGATATAAGAACATATAATAAACGATAAATTTAAGAAAAACTTTCTTATGGTATTGTATACTCTTATCATCAAGAAAAATTAAGGGTACACATTATGTTTAAAATCGGATTCTCGCTTCTTCTTCTGGCTACCCTGAGTTACGGTTCAGCACCAGAAGCAGCCCCTGAGCTCAATCAAAAATACCACGATTCAAGCAGCTGTAAAAGTTGTCATATGCCGATCGTCAAACAGTGGAGCACGTCGTATCACGCTAAGTCGCATTACGGAAGCGACGAGTATCTTCGTGCTTCGATGGATTATGTAAAACGTAAAACGCGTAAACCTATCAATGCGGTCAAAGTGCAGTGTGCAGTGTGCCATAATCCCCGTATCGCCGTAACAGAGACAGGTATCGATTATCAGATCGCCGCGGTGATGAAGCTGGACAAAGGCTCAGAAGTCAACAAAGCGGTTGCAAGCGATGCGCTTGCGGAGGGGATCAACTGTCTTGTCTGTCACAACATCGACAAGGTACATGATGGTCTGCCACCTGAAAAACGGGGGATCCACCGTATCAGCTGGAACCCCGTCGGGGTTATGAGCGGTCCGTTTGAGGATGCAAATTCGCCGTATCACAAGACCCAGTATCGTGACTTTTTCGGCAAGGATTCCAAAAAACTCTGTTTTGTCTGTCATGCCAACGACCGTTCGGAAACCGGTCTGGTCTTTGCCAATACCAAAGATGAGTACAAAGAGACAACGAAACAGTGCGCCGATTGCCATATGAGCCCAAAACGAGAGGGGGTGGCAAGTACCCTGGCTACCGAAAACGGTAAAGCGAAAAAACGCATGGTCCGCGAACACCGTTTTGCCGGCGCGCATACAACATCGATGTGGGAAGGTGCCTTGAGCCTTGTCGGCAAAAAAGAGGGTAACAAGCTGAAACTTACACTCGTGAATGAAAACCCGCACAATATACCGACCGGTTTCGGAGCAAGAGAACTGCTTATTGATATCGTCTATCAGTCCGGAAGTGCGGTTGTCGAGAGTAAACAGATCTCGTTGACGCAGCACTATACAGACAAACGCGGTAAAGACACGATCCCGCATCTCGCAGTCGAAGCGACAAAAAATCTTTCGATCCCTGCAAATTCAGAGCGGACCTTTGCTGTTGACATTCCAAAGGGCGTAGGCAATGCTGTCGTTACCGTCTCTTACAGATTGGTGAATGATCGGATCAGAAAGTTGTTGAAATTGAAAGAGAAACAGTGGGGAGAGAAAAAGTTTATTACCAAAGCGAATATCCGCTTCTAAAGAGGGATACCCCTCTTTACGATTAACCGCGCATCTGCATCGTGATCAGAAAGTTTTCACCTTCTTGTCTGACGGCAAACTGGTGCTTACCACAGAAATCGTCATTCATCTTGCGTGCCAGTTCCCCCGCCTCGATCAGGGCAAGGTCTTTATCGTCGTAGCTGTATTCCGGTGACATATTGGCACGACGGACGCAGCCACACTCTCTTTCTATAATAACTTTATACATATTTTTCCTTCTTGATGATTTTGCGAAGTATAGTTAAAGAGATTTAAGAGGAGATAAGGAGCTTACGCTCCCTGGGCAGATTAAGATTTAGTACGTAATACCGGTCGCTTCACGGACTTTTTCGATGATAGGCAAGGCGACTTTACGTGCCTTGGCTGCACCAAAGGCAAGGATTTCACGCACTTCATCCTGGTGGCTTTCAAAATATTCACGTTTCTCTCGATAGGGGCGGAAATACTCCCAGATCACATCATGAAGGTAGAGTTTGAAGTGGCCGTGCCCTTCGCCGCCGCGTCTGTAGCGTTGCTGAAGTTCGGTAAGCTCCTGGGGATTCAAAAAGAGTCTGGCGATATTGTAGACATTACAGTTTTCAAACTCTTTCGGCTCTTCCAGGGGGACGGCTTCAGTGACGATCTTCTTGACTGTTTTGAGCTGCTTTTTCTCTTCACCGAAGATATTGATAGTATTGCCGTAGGATTTGGACATCTTTTGACCATCGATGCCGGGAACGGTTGCCACATTGTCATCGACACGGTGTTCCGGGATCACGAAAATATCGCCATGCTGATTGTTGAACTTGGTTGCGATGTCACGCGCCATCTCAACATGCTGGATCTGATCTTTTCCTACCGGAATGACCTCTGAATTGAAAAGAAGAATATCAGCGGCCATCAGAACAGGATAAGAGAAGAGGTTATGCTGACTTGCCAGACCTTTTGCCGTTTTGTCTTTGTAGCTGTGACCGCGCTCCAGAAGTCCCATCGGAGTAAAGGCAGAGAGCGCCCAGTAAAGCTCAAGCACCTCTTTGACATCGGACTGCACCCAGAAGGTCGATTTTTGCGGATCCATTCCCAGGGCCAAAAAGTCGATTGCAGCCTGCATAGTCAATGAGGCAAGACGCTCACCATCGCTCACGCTGGTCATTGCATGATAGTTGGCAATGAAGGCAAATACCTCGCTGTTGTCTTGTGAATCGATCATCTGCTTTATTGAACCAAAGTAATTGCCGATATGAAGATCGCCAGAAGATTGTATTCCAGTTAAAACACGCACATATACTCCTTGAACTAATTGCAAAATTATAGCCAATTAGCCTCTATTTACTATTATTTGGAACGCAAGCCACGCTTTGTCAATTTTTTATTAGAATAGATGTGATATTCTTAAAAATATTAAATAAAAGGATTCATTATGAATGTTCAAATTCGTACCAAAGATATTACTTTAAACGACAGCACAAAAGCGCACATAGAGGCAGCAATCGAACAATTTAAAAAATTCAGTATGGATATTACAACTACAAATGTCGTTTTGACAAAAGAAAAAAACGGTGTGGGTGTCGAATTTGAATTCCATATTGCACACAATACGCCGATCGTTATCAATCAAAGTGACCGCGATCTTGATGCGGCTATCGATGTGGCGATCGACCGTGCTAGCAAAGCGCTCCGCCGTATGCATGATAAAAATACAGATCACCGCACTGTTTCGATCAAAGATCTGGAAGTCGAAGAACAAGAAGTATAATCTTCCAAACTGCGTATCCTGCAAACAAAGGTTGACTTTAGACTGCTAAGTGCGAAGTCAACCGTTCTTTCTCTCAGTTGAAATAATGATAATATATATATCGCAGTCATTTTACCTACTAATATAAAAAATCTTGTAGATATCTCTACGTTTAAAGCAAAGGATTATTATGGATAAGATAAAAGTTGTCTGCCCGCATTGCGGCCAGGTCAATGCAATCCCTTTTAAAGCGTCTTATAACAAGGCAAATTGCGGCGGGTGCAAAGGTTCTCTTCTTGACACAAAGCCGATCCAGCTTGAGGCGTCTACGTTTGATCATCATCTTGTAAACAGCGATATTCCTGTCGTTGTAGACTTCTGGGCGCCTTGGTGCGGCCCCTGCCGCATGATGGCGCCTGCTTTTGAAGAGGCAGCGCGAGCCTTTGTTCTAAAAGCGCGTTTTGCCAAACTCAACACCGAAGAGCACCAAGAACCTTCTGCCCGTTTCGCCATCCGCTCTATCCCGACGATGATCATTTTTAAAAACGGCAAAGAGCTTGATCGCGTCTCCGGCGCATTAAGTTCTGAGCAGATCAAGCAGTGGGTAGGGCAGTTTATATAAACGCCTTCGACAGGGGTATTTTGCCCTCTTTTGCTATAATTCCTCAACTATTTTGAGGAGTCTTCCATTCGTTTTATATTATTACTGCCTTTTCTTTTGTTGATGACACTTCATGCAGGAAGTATTGTGAATGAGGAGCAGGTATATTCGATTCGTTTAGGCGGCGGTTTTGCTGACAGCAATGATCTTGGAGAGATTCTTCTCGGTGATTGGAACCGCTACCCGAAAGACACGTCCGTAATCAATCTGGATGCCGGCTGGTGTTTTGTTGAAAATATGTCAGACCTTCCATTGGACTGGTACCTGAAAGGGGGTGTCTCGTACTTTGACGAGAACGGTTACGCGGACGATATTTTAGAAATCACGCTCTATGTCAAAGTCTACTGGAAGATTGATTTTTTACAAAACCGTGTACGTTTGGGTCTTGGTGAGGGACTTTCCCTTGCTAACGAGGTTCCGATTGTGGAAATAGACGATGCTCGAAAGGGCGATGGTACGTTGGACCCTACGTCGAAGTTTTTGAATTATCTTGATATCTCTGCCGATCTGGACCTGGGACGACTGCTGCATGTCGAAAGCCTGAGAGACCTCTATCTTGGCTATACCCTTAAACACCGTTCCGGCATATTCGGTGTTTTCAACAGGGTCCATGGCGGTTCGAACTACAATATGCTTACATTAGAGAAAAACTTTTAAAGGATAACAATGTATCAATGGGTTTTATGGTTTCACATTATTTCGATGGTCACCTGGTTCGCAGTGCTTTTCTATCTACCGCGTCTTTTCGTCTATCATGCAGAAAATGCAGAGAATAAAGGCTTTATAGAGGTTGTAAAAGTGATGGAGATGAAGATATACCGCTATATCGGCGTGCCGGGGTTCTGGGCAACACTGTTATCGGGTATTACGCTGATCGTCATCTACCCGACCAATATCTTTGCTACCGGCGGCTGGTTTCACGCGAAACTCTTCTTTGTCGTGATCCTGATCGCCTACTTCTTCTCTCTGGGAAGACTGCGTCTGAAGCTGCTGAATGACAGTTGTACAAAAAGTGGTAAATTCTTTCGTATCTATAATGAAGTGCCGACGATCCTGCTGCTTCTGATCGTCGCGATGGTGGTCGTAAAACCGTTTTAAGACGCGTTCGCGGATCAGCGTTT
Encoded proteins:
- a CDS encoding multiheme c-type cytochrome yields the protein MFKIGFSLLLLATLSYGSAPEAAPELNQKYHDSSSCKSCHMPIVKQWSTSYHAKSHYGSDEYLRASMDYVKRKTRKPINAVKVQCAVCHNPRIAVTETGIDYQIAAVMKLDKGSEVNKAVASDALAEGINCLVCHNIDKVHDGLPPEKRGIHRISWNPVGVMSGPFEDANSPYHKTQYRDFFGKDSKKLCFVCHANDRSETGLVFANTKDEYKETTKQCADCHMSPKREGVASTLATENGKAKKRMVREHRFAGAHTTSMWEGALSLVGKKEGNKLKLTLVNENPHNIPTGFGARELLIDIVYQSGSAVVESKQISLTQHYTDKRGKDTIPHLAVEATKNLSIPANSERTFAVDIPKGVGNAVVTVSYRLVNDRIRKLLKLKEKQWGEKKFITKANIRF
- the trpS gene encoding tryptophan--tRNA ligase; translation: MRVLTGIQSSGDLHIGNYFGSIKQMIDSQDNSEVFAFIANYHAMTSVSDGERLASLTMQAAIDFLALGMDPQKSTFWVQSDVKEVLELYWALSAFTPMGLLERGHSYKDKTAKGLASQHNLFSYPVLMAADILLFNSEVIPVGKDQIQHVEMARDIATKFNNQHGDIFVIPEHRVDDNVATVPGIDGQKMSKSYGNTINIFGEEKKQLKTVKKIVTEAVPLEEPKEFENCNVYNIARLFLNPQELTELQQRYRRGGEGHGHFKLYLHDVIWEYFRPYREKREYFESHQDEVREILAFGAAKARKVALPIIEKVREATGITY
- the raiA gene encoding ribosome-associated translation inhibitor RaiA, which gives rise to MNVQIRTKDITLNDSTKAHIEAAIEQFKKFSMDITTTNVVLTKEKNGVGVEFEFHIAHNTPIVINQSDRDLDAAIDVAIDRASKALRRMHDKNTDHRTVSIKDLEVEEQEV
- the trxC gene encoding thioredoxin TrxC; translated protein: MDKIKVVCPHCGQVNAIPFKASYNKANCGGCKGSLLDTKPIQLEASTFDHHLVNSDIPVVVDFWAPWCGPCRMMAPAFEEAARAFVLKARFAKLNTEEHQEPSARFAIRSIPTMIIFKNGKELDRVSGALSSEQIKQWVGQFI
- the hemJ gene encoding protoporphyrinogen oxidase HemJ, which gives rise to MYQWVLWFHIISMVTWFAVLFYLPRLFVYHAENAENKGFIEVVKVMEMKIYRYIGVPGFWATLLSGITLIVIYPTNIFATGGWFHAKLFFVVILIAYFFSLGRLRLKLLNDSCTKSGKFFRIYNEVPTILLLLIVAMVVVKPF